From Arcobacter sp. LA11, a single genomic window includes:
- a CDS encoding 4Fe-4S binding protein: MAIMEAPANTPVWVDESRCKACDVCVSVCPAGVLAMRPEPTSTLGAMIQIVAHESCIGCNDCELSCPDFAIYVADKKEFKFAKLSDEAKERGEAIKKNNYRVLGA, translated from the coding sequence ATGGCAATTATGGAAGCTCCTGCAAACACTCCTGTTTGGGTTGATGAGAGTAGATGTAAAGCATGTGATGTTTGTGTATCAGTTTGTCCTGCTGGTGTTTTAGCAATGAGACCAGAACCAACTTCAACTCTAGGAGCAATGATTCAAATTGTAGCTCACGAGTCATGTATCGGGTGTAACGACTGTGAACTATCATGTCCTGATTTTGCAATTTATGTTGCAGATAAAAAAGAATTTAAATTCGCAAAACTTTCTGATGAAGCAAAAGAAAGAGGCGAAGCGATTAAGAAAAATAACTATAGAGTACTTGGTGCTTAA
- a CDS encoding tRNA1(Val) (adenine(37)-N6)-methyltransferase has product MVLYQPLNGYCYNSDTHFLYDFICRNFEKFKNINGELLDIGSGSGILGLLVSRDYSKLHLNQCEIQDNFQEFSCINAKCNNIKNNMYRGSFLEMDFDKQFDICISNPPFYHSNVIKSENENLKIARYNDSLPLEEFIEKISKVLKNSGKFFFCYDVKQLNQIVVLLGKYKLNIESLQFVHPKKGKDATLVLVYARKNSKSLLKVLQPLIVFEDEEFTSNVQDIYKKSSTHSIKAQI; this is encoded by the coding sequence TTGGTTTTGTATCAACCTCTAAATGGTTACTGTTATAATAGTGATACACATTTTTTATATGATTTTATTTGTAGAAATTTTGAAAAATTTAAGAATATCAATGGCGAGCTTTTAGATATAGGTAGCGGTAGTGGTATTTTAGGTTTACTTGTTTCACGGGATTATTCTAAACTACATTTGAATCAGTGTGAAATACAAGATAATTTTCAAGAGTTTTCCTGTATAAATGCAAAATGCAATAATATTAAAAATAATATGTATAGAGGCTCTTTTTTAGAGATGGATTTTGATAAGCAATTTGATATTTGTATTTCAAACCCTCCTTTTTATCATAGTAATGTAATAAAAAGTGAAAATGAAAATCTGAAAATTGCAAGATACAATGATAGTTTACCTTTAGAAGAGTTTATAGAAAAAATATCAAAAGTTTTAAAAAATAGTGGTAAGTTTTTCTTTTGTTATGATGTTAAACAATTAAATCAGATAGTTGTTTTGTTAGGGAAGTATAAATTAAATATTGAAAGCTTACAGTTTGTGCATCCCAAAAAAGGTAAGGATGCAACATTAGTTTTAGTATATGCAAGAAAGAATTCAAAGTCACTTTTGAAAGTCTTGCAGCCTTTAATAGTTTTTGAAGATGAAGAATTTACATCTAATGTTCAAGATATCTATAAAAAATCTTCTACACATAGTATAAAAGCCCAAATATGA
- a CDS encoding YkgJ family cysteine cluster protein — protein sequence MNIVKREGFDFGFDPKGCDTCEGNCCIGESGNIWINKQEIENLSLHLNISLDELRVKFLEKRGYKYSLKEVQLSHDNYACVFFNLDKKQCSIYEARPIQCKTFPFWDYFKQNKEEVIKECPAIKEL from the coding sequence ATGAATATAGTGAAAAGAGAAGGTTTCGATTTTGGATTTGATCCAAAAGGGTGTGATACTTGTGAAGGGAACTGTTGTATAGGTGAAAGTGGTAATATTTGGATAAATAAACAAGAGATTGAAAATCTATCTTTACACTTAAATATTAGTTTAGATGAATTAAGAGTTAAGTTTTTAGAAAAAAGAGGGTATAAATATAGTTTAAAAGAGGTACAATTGTCACATGACAACTATGCATGTGTATTTTTTAATTTAGATAAAAAACAGTGTTCTATTTACGAAGCACGACCAATACAATGTAAAACGTTCCCTTTTTGGGATTATTTTAAACAAAATAAAGAAGAGGTTATAAAAGAGTGTCCAGCTATAAAAGAGTTATAA